The genome window AAACTGCCTTACATGCACCACAATCTATACAAACATCTGGATCAATGTAAAATTGGTCTGGACCTTCTTCAATGCAATCTACTGGGCAGACACTCACACATTCCGCTGCCTTCTCAGGACCACATGGATCTAATATAACAAAAGCCATTTTATGTTTTACCTCCTTATGTCCTAATTAATAATGATTCCCTACTTAGTTTAATGATATATGGAGTTCGATTGCAAGTAAACTGCATTCTTATTAATGCAAATAAAGAGCCCTCCATCATAAAATGGAGAGCCCGCATTCTTATTTCTTCCACTTTGCAAGTGCATCTGCAAGAGCATTATTCGTAAATCCATCATCCTGTTTCTTTAAATACTTGTTCACATCGCTTTTCGACACTTTATGTTTCTTCTCACGTTGCTTACGTTCATTAAAAGTAGAGAGCTTCTCTCGGTGACCACACGAACAAGTGAACATTTGTCCATCACCCTCACCACGTAATTCTAAACGTTTATGGCAATTTGGGCATCGGGCATTCGTTACTTTTGCAATATTTTTCTTATGACCACATGCACGATCCTGGCAGACGAGCATTCGTCCATTTCTATTTTTCACTTCCAGCATGAGCTTGCCACAGTTCGGACATTTTGTTCCTGTGATGTTATCATGCTTGAATTTTTCATCACTGCCTTTAATTT of Oceanobacillus zhaokaii contains these proteins:
- a CDS encoding indolepyruvate ferredoxin oxidoreductase subunit alpha — its product is MAFVILDPCGPEKAAECVSVCPVDCIEEGPDQFYIDPDVCIDCGACKAVCPVSAIEEEYDLTPDQEIFLEKAEEFFLNR